A stretch of Bradyrhizobium sp. AZCC 2262 DNA encodes these proteins:
- a CDS encoding mandelate racemase/muconate lactonizing enzyme family protein, with the protein MAKITTVETLQVDLKPKVKRTDAVQSFESQETPIVKIRDADGVEGIGYSYTIGTGGSSVVKLLDDHLVPLLIGREADEIERIWRDLFYRVHATTVGALTSIALAAIDTALWDLRSKRAKLPLHKAAGGAKDRIKLYYTEGGWLHIDEGELVEEAQKAKERGFGGTKIKVGRPHVAEDVRRLRAVRKAVGDDFDVMTDANQGFMVDEAIRRARHYEDCDIAWFEEPIHADDVMAHKRLCESTQIPIAVGESLYSLSQFKDYLQNNACSIVQVDVGRIGGITPWLKVAHMAEAFNIPVCPHFLMEIHLPLCCAVPNSRWLEFIPQLDLVTRTGMKVENGYGVPSEEPGLGIDWDWSALDKLVVHRKAHG; encoded by the coding sequence ATGGCGAAGATCACCACAGTTGAGACGCTTCAGGTCGATCTCAAACCCAAGGTGAAGCGGACCGACGCCGTGCAAAGCTTCGAGTCCCAGGAAACCCCGATCGTCAAAATCCGCGATGCGGATGGCGTCGAAGGCATCGGCTACTCCTACACGATCGGCACCGGCGGCTCCTCGGTCGTGAAGCTGCTCGATGATCATTTGGTGCCGCTACTCATCGGCCGCGAGGCGGACGAGATCGAGAGGATCTGGCGCGACCTGTTCTATCGCGTCCACGCCACCACGGTCGGCGCCCTCACCTCGATTGCCTTGGCCGCGATCGACACGGCCCTGTGGGACCTCCGATCAAAGCGCGCGAAGCTGCCGCTCCATAAAGCTGCCGGGGGCGCCAAGGACCGCATCAAGCTCTACTACACCGAGGGCGGCTGGCTCCACATCGACGAGGGCGAGCTGGTGGAGGAAGCGCAGAAGGCCAAGGAACGCGGCTTCGGTGGCACCAAGATCAAGGTGGGCCGCCCGCATGTGGCGGAAGATGTTCGCCGCCTGCGCGCCGTGCGCAAGGCCGTCGGCGACGACTTTGACGTCATGACCGATGCGAACCAGGGCTTCATGGTCGACGAAGCCATCCGCCGCGCCCGCCATTATGAGGACTGCGATATCGCCTGGTTCGAGGAGCCGATCCATGCCGATGACGTCATGGCCCACAAGCGGCTATGCGAGTCGACGCAGATTCCGATTGCCGTCGGCGAGTCCCTATACTCCTTGTCGCAATTCAAGGATTACCTTCAGAACAATGCCTGCTCGATCGTCCAGGTCGATGTCGGCCGCATCGGCGGCATCACCCCCTGGCTGAAGGTCGCTCACATGGCGGAAGCCTTCAACATTCCGGTTTGCCCTCACTTCCTGATGGAGATTCACCTGCCCCTTTGCTGTGCCGTGCCCAACAGCCGCTGGCTTGAATTCATTCCCCAGCTCGATCTCGTGACCAGAACAGGCATGAAAGTCGAGAACGGCTATGGCGTTCCTTCGGAGGAACCGGGCCTCGGCATTGATTGGGACTGGAGCGCGCTCGACAAATTGGTAGTGCATCGTAAAGCGCATGGCTGA
- a CDS encoding tetratricopeptide repeat protein, which translates to MPVRGSGGLLLCMGLLLAMPALAATPTDRGECAASADKPDAGFAACSRIIDDANGSVAERVKAFKNRGHGSFNSKDYDRAIADYGEAIKLSPKDAWAFAHRCEAYESKEDHNAAIADCTEAIKIDPKYGWAYNNRGVAYYGLHEYDAALADHAEAIRVDARDAWAYARRGMAWTEKGEFDQAIADITQAVTIDPKYAFGFGQRGQTLFRKRLITKKGGWEPAIADYSEAIKLDPNLLWLYSARGVAYSNNRQFDLAVPDCSEVIKREPNNPGGYNCSGVAYEGLKDHSRAIAYYDQSISINPKNGVAYWNRGNARMALRKIDDAIADYDRAIAINPKDFNSFNSRGKALVAKGDSNRAIADFTQAIQFDPSYVEAYNNRGLSHEVLGRRAEAIADFRKAQSIDPADRVSKQQLRVLGF; encoded by the coding sequence ATGCCAGTGCGCGGATCAGGTGGACTGCTCCTTTGCATGGGTCTCCTGCTTGCGATGCCGGCGCTGGCCGCCACGCCGACCGACCGGGGCGAGTGCGCCGCCAGCGCCGACAAGCCCGACGCCGGCTTTGCGGCATGCAGTCGCATTATCGACGATGCAAACGGGTCGGTGGCAGAACGCGTCAAGGCCTTCAAGAACCGGGGCCACGGCTCCTTCAACAGCAAGGATTACGACCGCGCGATTGCCGACTACGGCGAGGCCATCAAGCTCAGCCCGAAGGACGCCTGGGCCTTTGCGCACCGGTGTGAGGCTTACGAGAGCAAAGAGGACCACAACGCGGCCATTGCGGATTGCACCGAGGCCATCAAGATCGATCCGAAATATGGCTGGGCCTACAACAACCGTGGTGTCGCCTACTACGGTCTGCATGAATACGACGCAGCGCTGGCCGACCACGCCGAGGCGATCAGGGTCGATGCCAGGGACGCGTGGGCCTATGCCCGGCGCGGCATGGCGTGGACGGAAAAGGGTGAATTCGACCAGGCGATCGCCGATATCACCCAGGCGGTCACAATCGATCCGAAATACGCCTTTGGTTTCGGCCAAAGGGGGCAGACACTCTTCAGGAAGAGGTTGATCACGAAAAAGGGCGGATGGGAGCCCGCGATCGCAGACTACAGCGAGGCGATCAAGCTCGATCCAAATCTGCTTTGGCTATACAGTGCGCGTGGCGTTGCCTACAGCAACAATCGCCAATTCGACCTCGCCGTTCCGGATTGCAGCGAGGTCATCAAGCGCGAACCCAACAATCCCGGCGGGTACAATTGCAGCGGCGTCGCTTACGAAGGCCTGAAGGACCATAGCCGCGCGATCGCCTACTATGATCAGTCGATCAGCATCAATCCAAAGAACGGCGTGGCGTATTGGAATCGCGGCAATGCCCGTATGGCGCTGCGTAAGATCGATGACGCGATCGCCGACTATGACCGGGCGATCGCGATAAACCCCAAGGACTTCAACTCCTTCAACTCGCGCGGCAAAGCCTTGGTCGCAAAGGGCGACAGCAACCGCGCGATTGCAGATTTCACGCAAGCGATCCAGTTCGATCCGTCCTATGTCGAGGCCTACAACAACCGCGGCCTCTCCCATGAAGTGCTGGGCCGCCGCGCCGAGGCGATCGCCGATTTCCGCAAGGCGCAATCGATCGACCCCGCCGACCGGGTCAGCAAGCAACAGCTCCGCGTGCTCGGTTTCTGA
- a CDS encoding HGGxSTG domain-containing protein, translated as MSDHIRNAGPMLASPRCGAKARSGGACRSPAVHGRKRCRMHGGTPESGAPRANQNARKHGLFTRDAIAERRQIRTLLGEARRLLEEMK; from the coding sequence ATGAGCGATCACATCAGAAATGCCGGCCCGATGCTGGCGAGCCCGCGTTGTGGCGCCAAAGCCCGCTCCGGCGGCGCGTGCCGCTCGCCGGCGGTGCACGGCAGGAAGCGCTGCCGCATGCACGGCGGCACGCCGGAATCCGGCGCGCCAAGGGCAAACCAGAACGCGCGCAAGCACGGCCTGTTCACCAGGGATGCGATCGCCGAGCGAAGGCAGATTCGGACGCTGTTGGGTGAAGCGCGGAGGCTGCTGGAAGAGATGAAGTGA
- a CDS encoding MAPEG family protein, with amino-acid sequence MVGVGPVTLATLVWVYIAIRLSHFAIYLRGGKAAKGGSVRTILYVSGALVTVVLIAVTAMAAIH; translated from the coding sequence ATGGTCGGGGTTGGACCCGTCACGCTTGCAACGCTCGTTTGGGTCTACATCGCAATTCGTCTCTCCCACTTTGCAATCTATCTGCGCGGCGGCAAAGCGGCCAAAGGTGGCAGCGTCAGAACCATCCTCTATGTCTCGGGGGCACTTGTAACCGTCGTACTCATTGCCGTGACGGCCATGGCGGCCATTCACTAG
- a CDS encoding adenylate/guanylate cyclase domain-containing protein has product MDLGVWLRSLGLEQYEASFRENAIDDSVLPSLTAEDLKDLGVVIVGHRRKLLNAIAALRADANAKDAPFRNTAERRQLTVMFCDLVGSTALSTRIDPEDMRDIIGAYHRCCAEVIAKAGGFVARYMGDGVLAYFGYPLAHENDAERAVRAGLELIAAVTKLDVGAETALRVRVGIATGLVVVGDLIGEGASREYEVVGETPNLAARLQALAEPDTVVIEGNTRSLLGELFEYRTLGSVAIKGFGDPVPVWQVTGTSTTASRFEALRATRTPLVGRDEEIELLMRRWQQVRGGDGCVVLISGEAGIGKSRIAETMLERLSGERHIRLRFYCSPHHEDSAFYPAISQLERAAAFRREDTAEQRLDKVEAVLGLATGNPREAAPLLASLLSIPTGDRYPPLDLSPQEQKEKTLHAFVAQVVGLAARQPVLIVVEDAHWSDPSSRDLFDLIVDRILTHPVLVIVTFRPEFAPRWIGRAHVTLLSLNRLRPPERAAMISCVNGGKALPGEVTEQIIDRTDGVPLFIEELTKAVVESGVLVDAGDRWTMAGPLPPFAIPTSLHASLLARLDRLAPAREVAQIAAALGRQFSHELIRAVAPMSQQQLDNSLAQLVAAELMFRRGTPPNVEYTFKHALVQDAAYSTVLRSRRQQLHAHIATILESRFPDIVAAQPQEVARHCAEAGLDEKAVGYWLKAGRQAVARSAMTEAVVPLQKGLSLLAALPDGPWRQQQELDLRFALGQAQTATRGYAAPEVMESLARARVLAEQRDRPDTLMALLHGQWLFHLVRAEYRLALSHAEQMEKTGEARNDATLMASGRHKQGVTRFFLGEFAGARTLLEQFQSLGDVAHRGYYIDTLCFLAVTLLCLGYIEQGRALTNQALSEARRLKRAHTLATALLFMCRAGWLADSPHDMQRHAKELIALANEHGFSLWLSGGMIYHGWSLTALGQAEEGVASLTQGLAATRATGAVQGTPVILTSLAQAYAKLGRLPESQTCLAEAGQIIEATDERWSEAELHRVRGDVLNIAGDRAAAEQSYHLAFAVAQRQSAKIFELRAATSLARIWHDQGNRTAARELLAPVYRWFTEGFDSPVLKEARALLDQLA; this is encoded by the coding sequence ATGGATCTCGGAGTTTGGCTGCGGAGCCTTGGCCTCGAGCAGTATGAGGCGTCATTCCGCGAAAACGCAATCGACGACAGTGTCCTGCCGAGCTTGACGGCGGAGGACTTGAAAGATCTTGGTGTCGTCATCGTCGGGCACCGCCGTAAGCTATTGAATGCGATTGCCGCCCTGCGTGCTGACGCGAATGCGAAGGACGCTCCTTTCAGGAACACGGCCGAACGCCGCCAGCTCACGGTCATGTTCTGTGATCTTGTCGGCTCGACGGCGCTCTCGACCCGGATCGACCCCGAGGACATGCGGGACATCATCGGCGCCTACCACCGCTGTTGCGCCGAGGTCATCGCCAAAGCCGGGGGTTTTGTCGCCAGATACATGGGCGACGGGGTGCTCGCCTATTTCGGCTATCCGCTGGCCCATGAGAACGACGCCGAGCGCGCGGTGCGCGCCGGGCTGGAATTGATCGCGGCGGTGACGAAGCTCGATGTCGGCGCGGAGACGGCGTTGCGCGTGCGGGTCGGCATCGCCACCGGCCTGGTGGTGGTCGGCGATCTCATCGGTGAGGGCGCATCGCGGGAATACGAGGTGGTCGGCGAGACCCCCAACCTGGCGGCGCGGCTTCAGGCGCTGGCCGAGCCGGACACCGTCGTCATCGAAGGCAATACGCGCTCGTTGCTCGGCGAACTCTTCGAGTATCGCACTCTCGGCAGCGTGGCGATCAAGGGTTTCGGTGACCCGGTGCCGGTCTGGCAGGTCACCGGCACGAGCACCACCGCGAGCCGGTTCGAGGCGTTACGAGCGACCAGAACGCCGTTGGTCGGCCGGGATGAGGAGATCGAGCTCCTGATGCGCCGCTGGCAGCAGGTCAGGGGTGGCGACGGCTGCGTCGTGCTGATCTCCGGCGAGGCGGGCATCGGCAAGTCCCGTATCGCCGAGACTATGCTCGAACGATTGAGTGGTGAACGACATATCCGACTGCGCTTCTACTGCTCGCCCCACCATGAGGACAGCGCATTTTATCCGGCGATCAGCCAGCTTGAGCGTGCTGCCGCCTTTCGCCGCGAGGACACGGCAGAGCAGCGTCTGGACAAAGTCGAAGCCGTCCTGGGGCTAGCGACCGGTAACCCCCGTGAGGCCGCGCCATTGCTTGCGTCTCTGCTATCAATCCCGACTGGCGACCGCTACCCGCCACTGGACCTCAGTCCGCAGGAGCAAAAGGAGAAGACGCTGCATGCCTTCGTTGCCCAGGTGGTAGGCTTGGCAGCGCGGCAGCCGGTTCTCATCGTGGTGGAGGATGCGCATTGGAGCGATCCGAGTTCGCGCGATCTGTTTGACTTGATCGTCGACCGAATATTGACGCACCCCGTCCTGGTGATCGTCACGTTTCGCCCGGAGTTCGCGCCGCGGTGGATCGGCCGCGCGCACGTAACGTTGCTCAGCCTCAACCGGCTGCGACCACCAGAGCGCGCCGCGATGATCTCCTGCGTGAACGGCGGCAAAGCTCTACCCGGGGAGGTCACTGAACAGATCATCGACCGAACCGACGGCGTACCATTGTTCATTGAGGAATTGACCAAGGCGGTGGTGGAAAGCGGCGTGCTGGTGGATGCTGGCGACCGCTGGACAATGGCCGGGCCATTGCCGCCGTTCGCCATCCCCACGTCGTTGCACGCCTCGCTGCTGGCGCGGCTCGATCGCCTGGCGCCGGCACGCGAGGTGGCGCAGATCGCAGCGGCGCTGGGTCGTCAATTCTCGCATGAGCTGATCAGGGCAGTCGCGCCGATGTCGCAGCAGCAGCTCGATAACAGCCTGGCCCAGCTGGTTGCTGCCGAGTTGATGTTCCGCCGGGGCACACCGCCAAACGTCGAGTACACTTTCAAGCATGCGCTGGTGCAGGATGCCGCCTACAGCACGGTGCTGCGCAGCCGGCGCCAGCAGCTCCACGCCCACATCGCCACAATACTAGAGAGCCGATTCCCGGATATCGTCGCCGCTCAGCCACAAGAGGTCGCGCGGCATTGCGCCGAGGCCGGCCTCGACGAGAAGGCGGTTGGTTACTGGCTCAAGGCGGGTCGGCAAGCCGTCGCGCGTTCGGCCATGACGGAAGCGGTTGTGCCGTTGCAGAAAGGATTGAGCTTGCTGGCCGCCCTGCCCGACGGTCCGTGGCGCCAGCAGCAGGAGCTGGACCTGAGGTTTGCGCTTGGGCAAGCGCAGACGGCTACGAGGGGGTACGCGGCGCCGGAGGTGATGGAGAGCCTGGCCCGGGCGCGCGTGCTTGCCGAGCAGCGGGATCGACCCGACACTCTGATGGCCTTGCTCCATGGCCAGTGGCTGTTCCATTTGGTTCGAGCCGAGTACAGGCTGGCGCTGTCGCATGCCGAGCAGATGGAGAAGACGGGCGAAGCGCGTAACGATGCCACCCTGATGGCGTCGGGTCGCCATAAGCAGGGTGTGACCCGCTTCTTCCTCGGCGAGTTTGCTGGGGCCCGTACCCTGCTCGAGCAGTTTCAGAGCCTGGGCGATGTGGCGCATCGTGGGTATTACATTGACACGCTTTGCTTTCTTGCGGTGACGCTGCTGTGCCTGGGCTACATCGAACAAGGAAGGGCGCTGACGAACCAGGCATTGTCGGAGGCTCGCCGGCTAAAACGTGCCCACACATTGGCCACTGCGCTGCTCTTCATGTGCAGGGCGGGGTGGCTTGCCGACTCCCCTCATGACATGCAGCGGCACGCCAAGGAATTGATAGCACTGGCGAACGAGCATGGTTTTTCACTCTGGTTGAGCGGCGGAATGATTTACCACGGATGGTCATTGACTGCGCTCGGCCAAGCAGAGGAAGGCGTCGCCTCGCTAACGCAGGGGCTCGCGGCGACTCGTGCTACTGGAGCTGTCCAGGGTACCCCGGTGATACTCACGTCCCTCGCCCAGGCCTATGCCAAACTCGGGCGGCTGCCTGAAAGCCAGACTTGCCTTGCCGAGGCAGGCCAGATCATCGAGGCGACTGACGAGCGGTGGAGCGAGGCCGAGCTTCATCGTGTGCGAGGCGATGTGCTGAACATCGCCGGGGACCGAGCCGCGGCCGAGCAGAGCTATCATCTTGCGTTCGCCGTCGCGCAGCGACAGAGCGCGAAGATATTTGAGCTGCGCGCCGCAACCAGCCTCGCCCGCATCTGGCACGACCAGGGCAACCGCACGGCCGCGCGCGAGTTGCTGGCCCCGGTCTACCGCTGGTTCACGGAGGGGTTTGATTCGCCGGTCCTGAAAGAGGCCAGGGCGCTGCTCGACCAGCTGGCGTGA
- a CDS encoding addiction module antidote protein, translated as MGDNPAHRADDGGRECGYLDSEEAIAEYLSLAARDENLGVLLKALGDVAKARGMAEVAKASGLGRESLYKTLAPGPKPRFETIATIMRALKVGFSVESRLPVQAKKARKLKAA; from the coding sequence ATGGGCGACAATCCTGCGCATCGCGCCGACGATGGGGGGCGAGAATGCGGTTATCTCGATAGCGAGGAAGCGATTGCGGAATATCTTTCGCTCGCAGCCCGCGACGAAAACCTCGGCGTATTGCTCAAGGCGCTTGGCGACGTGGCCAAGGCGCGCGGCATGGCGGAGGTCGCGAAGGCGTCCGGTCTCGGCCGCGAAAGCCTCTACAAGACGCTGGCACCGGGTCCCAAGCCGCGTTTCGAAACGATTGCCACCATCATGCGGGCTCTGAAGGTCGGATTTTCAGTCGAAAGCAGGCTGCCAGTGCAAGCGAAAAAGGCTCGCAAGTTGAAAGCGGCGTAG
- a CDS encoding peroxidase family protein — protein MQPKLLCSEIEKYAGGSAEAERLIFAALARDLLDVQLANKKSGKSREVLRAFHAKATLGVANAKLTVTKDLPKRLSIGYFQPGSEYVASVRFSNANGSKRADFMRDMRGAAVRLTVSDEETHDLLMTNFPVSHARDAGQFVAFAKAMSGAKLLILPRLIFDVGPFETIRMLRNVANATGRTVDSVALETYWSRGAILWGEAGPVRYLLRPAHGAPGARAASKWDSDYLHHEAADRLRKSDVEFDLFLQQYVDESLTPIEDGSIEWTEVNSPPVKVARLTIPQQDVDSAEGRVKERLVDEIAFNPWHTTDDFRPLGSLNRARKAAYAASSTHRMGYQFREQVPLRNLILGKLNEAFFSVVNHLRPWHRLGLHLSLLNLSAYRDELRRTNLIDTELREAPPKPEPVPSSIPEAVRMIRTFDGTYNDLSDPKMGSVDSTFGRNMQPVYTPRTFDDPNPITISRELMTRKAFIPARSLNILAAAWIQFQVHDWVNHRRYDLGEENGSHDIVIPLPGEGTWQSHERAQPRPEMRIAGNQISHYTADGYPVFKNITTPWWDGSEVYGDTRENAEALRDGACLRLVDGYLPTAINGLNVTGFNESWWLGLSTMHTLFAREHNVVCGELQRAYPNWLPERVYHTARLIVSALIAKIHTVEWTPAILATKTIEVGLRANWYGAPKDWLTQLGIWLLDAHALKGIPQTLPNHHGVPYSLTEEFASVYRLHPLIPDDYVFHNFETGQPTETRAFEDIQGIRTDDAMRRLRLHNVIYSFGISHPGAITLHNYPMSLQRFKRTNGEIIDLSVVDIVRDRRRGVPRFNDFRQKLHRPPIRDWEELSTDQDTVRKIREIYGSIDNVDTMIGLHAEPPPDGFGFSDTAFRIFILMASRRLQSDRFLTVDYRAEVYSPLGLDWIEKNGMTSVILRHCPQLASVLPRTASAFAPFRPVAV, from the coding sequence ATGCAGCCGAAATTGCTTTGCAGCGAGATCGAGAAGTATGCGGGCGGCAGTGCTGAGGCAGAGAGACTGATATTTGCGGCGCTAGCCCGCGATCTTCTCGACGTTCAGCTAGCAAACAAGAAGAGTGGCAAGTCGCGCGAGGTTCTGCGGGCGTTTCACGCCAAGGCAACCCTCGGCGTCGCGAACGCAAAGCTAACGGTAACGAAGGATCTCCCCAAACGTCTCAGCATCGGTTACTTCCAGCCTGGTTCCGAATACGTCGCCAGTGTCCGTTTCTCGAACGCCAATGGCTCAAAGCGGGCGGACTTTATGCGCGACATGCGCGGCGCAGCGGTTCGGCTGACGGTGTCCGACGAAGAAACCCACGACTTGCTGATGACGAACTTTCCAGTGTCGCACGCTCGCGATGCCGGCCAGTTCGTCGCATTCGCAAAGGCGATGTCTGGCGCCAAGCTTCTCATCCTGCCCCGTCTCATCTTTGATGTCGGCCCATTCGAAACGATCCGGATGCTGCGCAACGTCGCAAATGCGACGGGCCGGACGGTCGACAGCGTCGCGCTGGAGACATACTGGAGCAGAGGAGCGATCCTGTGGGGCGAGGCCGGCCCAGTGCGGTACCTACTGCGCCCCGCCCATGGCGCGCCCGGCGCGCGCGCCGCGTCAAAATGGGATTCCGACTATCTCCATCACGAAGCCGCCGACCGGCTGCGCAAATCCGACGTCGAGTTCGACCTATTTCTGCAACAATATGTCGACGAGAGCCTAACGCCTATCGAGGACGGATCGATCGAATGGACCGAAGTTAATTCTCCCCCGGTCAAGGTCGCGCGGCTGACGATCCCCCAACAAGATGTTGACTCGGCCGAAGGACGGGTCAAGGAAAGGCTCGTCGACGAAATCGCATTCAATCCGTGGCATACGACCGATGACTTCCGCCCGCTTGGCAGCCTGAATCGCGCGCGGAAAGCGGCGTACGCGGCAAGCTCGACTCATCGCATGGGCTACCAGTTCCGCGAGCAAGTCCCACTACGCAACCTGATCCTGGGCAAGCTTAATGAAGCCTTTTTCAGCGTCGTCAACCACCTTCGACCATGGCACCGCCTCGGCTTGCATCTCAGTCTCCTTAACTTGTCGGCCTATCGCGACGAACTGCGCCGGACGAACCTGATCGATACGGAACTCCGCGAAGCGCCTCCCAAGCCGGAACCAGTCCCGTCGTCGATTCCCGAAGCCGTCAGGATGATCCGTACTTTCGACGGAACTTACAACGACCTGTCAGACCCCAAGATGGGATCGGTCGATTCGACCTTCGGCCGCAACATGCAGCCGGTCTACACGCCCAGGACCTTTGACGACCCAAACCCGATCACGATCAGCCGTGAGCTAATGACTCGCAAGGCTTTTATCCCGGCACGATCCCTCAATATTCTGGCCGCGGCCTGGATACAATTTCAGGTACACGACTGGGTCAACCATCGCCGCTACGATCTCGGTGAGGAGAACGGAAGCCACGACATTGTCATCCCGTTGCCGGGTGAAGGCACATGGCAGAGCCACGAGAGGGCGCAGCCAAGACCCGAGATGCGAATCGCCGGCAACCAGATCTCGCACTATACGGCCGACGGATATCCTGTGTTCAAGAACATCACCACGCCCTGGTGGGATGGATCCGAGGTCTACGGCGACACGAGGGAGAATGCCGAGGCTCTGCGTGACGGGGCGTGCCTCCGGCTGGTCGACGGCTATCTTCCTACCGCCATAAACGGTCTCAACGTGACCGGCTTCAACGAAAGCTGGTGGCTTGGCTTGAGCACGATGCACACCCTGTTCGCACGAGAACACAACGTAGTTTGCGGCGAACTCCAACGAGCCTATCCGAACTGGCTGCCCGAGCGGGTATACCACACTGCGAGGTTGATCGTTTCGGCGTTGATCGCCAAGATTCATACGGTTGAGTGGACGCCAGCCATTCTCGCCACGAAGACGATCGAGGTTGGGCTTCGCGCCAACTGGTACGGCGCCCCGAAGGATTGGCTCACGCAACTCGGCATCTGGCTGCTCGACGCCCATGCGTTGAAGGGCATCCCGCAAACATTGCCCAACCACCACGGTGTGCCTTACTCATTAACCGAGGAATTCGCCTCGGTTTACCGGCTGCATCCGCTCATTCCCGACGATTACGTCTTCCACAACTTCGAGACAGGACAACCGACAGAAACTCGTGCGTTCGAGGACATCCAGGGGATCCGCACCGACGATGCGATGCGGCGGCTGCGGCTACACAACGTCATCTATTCGTTTGGCATCAGCCACCCGGGTGCTATCACGCTGCACAACTACCCGATGTCGCTGCAGCGGTTCAAACGGACGAATGGGGAAATCATCGATCTTTCGGTGGTCGACATCGTTCGCGACCGCAGGCGCGGAGTACCACGTTTCAACGACTTCCGACAGAAACTCCATCGACCACCGATCCGTGATTGGGAGGAGCTTTCGACGGATCAGGACACCGTCCGGAAGATAAGGGAAATCTACGGCTCGATCGACAATGTCGACACCATGATCGGCCTCCATGCCGAACCGCCGCCGGACGGCTTCGGCTTCAGCGACACAGCATTCCGCATATTCATCCTGATGGCATCGCGGCGGCTGCAAAGTGATCGATTCCTGACAGTCGATTACCGGGCAGAGGTGTATTCGCCGCTGGGTCTGGATTGGATCGAGAAGAACGGAATGACCAGCGTCATTCTGCGGCACTGCCCGCAACTCGCTTCCGTGCTTCCGCGCACCGCTAGCGCGTTCGCGCCATTCCGTCCGGTCGCGGTTTAG
- the cfa gene encoding cyclopropane fatty acyl phospholipid synthase has protein sequence MNAERRIRALLEAAKVEINGPNPWDPQIHNRDFFSRVRARGSVGLGETYMDHWWDCERLDEFFNRVVGARLSEQIPITPNLLWLLFKSRIQNRQRKGLARTAAEVHYNIDVDIFEATFDRRLNGSCGHWKDAQTLDSAQEAKLDLICHKAQLQRGQRVLDIGSGWGAFSGFAAERFGVECVGVSVSSVQVEYCRKRYAHLPVEFRLNDYRDISIDVDRIVSIEMFEHVGPKNHGTYFGCARRCISKDGVFLLQTILANEPSPVLDPWLDKYIFPHAVLPTLGEIAIAAQGLFVIQDFHTFGADYDKTLMAWYQNFQSRRPMIAKKYGDRFCRMWDYYLLCCAGGFRSRIINVGQLVLLPDRPH, from the coding sequence ATGAATGCAGAACGCAGAATTCGAGCCTTGCTTGAAGCAGCCAAGGTTGAAATAAACGGACCAAATCCGTGGGATCCGCAGATTCATAACCGGGATTTTTTCTCCCGAGTGCGGGCTCGAGGCTCAGTTGGCCTTGGGGAGACCTATATGGACCACTGGTGGGACTGTGAAAGGCTCGATGAGTTTTTTAACAGGGTAGTCGGGGCCCGTCTGTCGGAACAAATCCCGATTACGCCGAATCTCCTATGGCTGTTATTCAAATCCCGCATCCAGAATCGACAACGAAAGGGTCTGGCCAGGACTGCAGCTGAGGTGCACTACAACATTGATGTAGATATTTTCGAAGCGACCTTTGATCGGCGCCTTAACGGAAGCTGCGGACATTGGAAAGATGCACAAACGCTCGACAGCGCTCAAGAAGCCAAGCTGGACCTTATTTGCCACAAGGCTCAACTGCAAAGGGGACAGCGTGTGCTGGATATTGGCAGCGGTTGGGGTGCTTTCTCAGGCTTCGCTGCGGAGAGATTCGGCGTCGAGTGCGTCGGGGTGTCGGTGTCGAGCGTCCAGGTCGAATATTGCCGCAAACGTTATGCCCACTTACCCGTGGAATTTCGACTTAATGACTACCGTGATATCAGTATCGATGTGGACCGTATTGTTTCGATCGAAATGTTCGAGCACGTAGGACCCAAAAATCATGGAACCTATTTCGGATGCGCGCGCCGGTGCATAAGCAAGGACGGGGTGTTTTTATTACAGACAATCCTGGCAAATGAACCTTCTCCTGTCCTGGATCCCTGGTTAGACAAGTACATATTTCCTCACGCGGTCTTGCCCACGCTTGGTGAGATAGCCATAGCGGCGCAGGGCTTGTTCGTCATTCAAGACTTCCATACCTTCGGCGCCGACTACGACAAGACCCTCATGGCCTGGTACCAAAATTTCCAATCGAGACGGCCGATGATTGCCAAGAAATATGGCGATAGATTCTGCCGAATGTGGGACTATTACCTATTGTGTTGCGCTGGCGGTTTCCGCTCTCGTATCATCAATGTAGGACAGCTGGTTCTTTTGCCAGATCGGCCTCATTAG